The Pyrus communis chromosome 2, drPyrComm1.1, whole genome shotgun sequence genome includes a window with the following:
- the LOC137724651 gene encoding uncharacterized protein codes for MALKFLNKKGWHTGSLRNIENVWKAEQKRDAEDKKLDELRKQIVEERERSEFRLLQVQAGLVPKQERLEFLYDSGLSVGRPDGSDAFNLPKPEDPPSSSTAAPTKEQQPTAPGALFEEKPQSANDAWRKLHSDPLLMIRQSEQEALSRIKNDPVQMAMIRKSVDAKKPSEQEDDKKESRKKRHHRPPTEVRFARWNNANAEKFNQHRRAQQENEDNFGVANYAGDGALSLCRSSSLSRCC; via the coding sequence ATGGCGTTGAAATTCTTGAACAAGAAGGGATGGCACACAGGCAGCCTTCGGAACATCGAGAACGTCTGGAAGGCGGAGCAGAAGCGCGACGCCGAAGACAAGAAGTTGGACGAGCTCCGCAAACAGATCGTCGAGGAGCGCGAGCGTTCCGAGTTCCGCCTTCTCCAGGTGCAAGCCGGCCTCGTCCCAAAGCAAGAGCGATTAGAGTTCTTGTACGATTCCGGATTGTCCGTTGGGCGCCCTGACGGCTCCGATGCTTTTAACTTACCCAAGCCCGAAGACCCGCCTTCCTCCTCTACGGCCGCCCCCACCAAGGAGCAGCAGCCAACCGCGCCGGGAGCTCTCTTCGAAGAAAAGCCCCAATCTGCCAACGATGCTTGGAGGAAGCTCCACTCGGATCCTTTGCTTATGATCCGGCAGAGCGAGCAGGAAGCCCTTTCGCGTATTAAAAACGATCCTGTCCAGATGGCCATGATTCGCAAATCTGTAGATGCAAAGAAGCCCTCGGAGCAAGAAGATGACAAGAAGGAATCTCGGAAGAAGCGCCATCACCGCCCGCCAACGGAGGTCCGATTCGCGCGATGGAACAACGCCAACGCCGAGAAATTCAACCAGCACCGGAGGGCCCAGCAAGAAAACGAGGACAATTTTGGAGTCGCAAATTATGCCGGGGACGGCGCTCTCTCTCTTTGTCgatcttcctctctctctcgctgCTGTTAA